AGGTAATTATGGCAACAGACCCGGTCTGCAAGATGCTGGTCTCAGAGAAGACCGCAAAATGGACAACTGAATATAAGGGCAAGAAGTATTACTTCTGTGCCCCGGGATGCAAAAAGGCATTTGAGGAAAATCCAGAGAAGTATTTGAAAGAAATAGAAGAGGATAAGTAATAGTTAATGGGTTTGGGTTGGGATGCTGGATATTTAAATACCTAAAGTC
This window of the candidate division WOR-3 bacterium genome carries:
- a CDS encoding YHS domain-containing protein; amino-acid sequence: MATDPVCKMLVSEKTAKWTTEYKGKKYYFCAPGCKKAFEENPEKYLKEIEEDK